The genome window ATGTGTATTTTACCCTTTTTGATAATTGTTTGCCAAATGTTTACCAAAGATTGGTCCCGACCCAGTCTCTGTTCGGTTTCCTCCATCATAAGGACTGGGAGTTATGTGGTGTTAGTTAACTATCTGCACACTGTGCACCGGCAGCATAACAGACCGGGGCCGTTACTAGGTTTGCCACCAATGCAGAATGGAACAATGTCTTCCACAGTGGTTTGTAGGTATGGTGAGAATGTGTGAGTCTGCACATTTCAGTCAACCTGTTTTCCCGCCGGGAACAATTTTGTCGTAAATGGATTTGCGAACTCTCCATCTGTGTGATGTAACTCCTATGTACAGTTTAGGGTACATGGATAGTAGGTCTCTAGGTCTATCTTTATCTACACAGCATGCTGCACATTTCTTTCAATGTATGAGGAACATTGTAGGCAGACATTGTCACACAGCAAAGGGTTAGCTACAAATGAGCTAGTATTGGATAACACAGGCTTATCTAAATCTGCTCCTTCAGGACTGTCATAACAGAAGCAAACATGTGAGTGCACATAATGTTTTGAAATAGTGGTGAAGTAAAAGTTTGTTGTTGTAACCCTTTAAACTTGTACCCGTATactggttgaaaatggcagatttgggcactaATAAGCGCCTCcaattggaacgcagtggctgtactCTAACATgtcagagctctggctctgcATTGGTTTTGACCCACcagccgttctgaacttgagcacccaTCCCTACTCCTAATTGGTCAACTTTTGCAAATTCTTTGTTGTCTGGGTGAGGGATATGCTGTAAATGAAGATGACtcgatgtattttgaaagatgagaagtTGAGGATTATactaaataccgctttgatgtcatacaagccagCCAAACGcctgtgagtccaaatgtgcacttcacatctcCATATCATAAACCTCATGTCGTGTACAGTATCAACGTTTGTGATCACTATgtgtgatgtacagttacaaggtgACGTGGTCAGACCCTGGTGGTTCTGAACAGAAGGAGTCTGTTTATTCTGCGGAACAAGCACCTGAATGCACTTAGGACTTCTTTCTACACACCTAAATGACGATATGTTCCTCTGtattgccttgtgaaagcctaacgcTCACGCCCACCTGACCCAtattgcgatttataatggaccgttttTTGGATTGTGTAaataacaacagtaattgtgtgatgtcGGTGGATGCCGGGTTGTGTCCCAAActaaacaactacaagtgtgcttgctttAGTTCCacaacggcacagctaggagagttcaagactcttctttgagtcataaaagtgcattgaaatgtcTTAGGAACTGTgcgcactttggagaggtgtctgtccactaggagacaccagttagacccttatgttgcacctaccccacaatTTCCAGGAATAttattatgttactgaatgtatccagagtatatTTTGTTATCAACAACTGTGACAAAAGTAGAGTAAATCTAAAATCAACAGTGGAATGGTTGAATTCAGTCTTGTGCCAGCTGAACTGTTGTGTACTCACCTTTTGGTCTACTCATTTTCCCATGATCTACAAACTCTTCCCTTTCAGTTGCTACaatggttatgcatatgcttttcatattttttctttaagaaacatttcaatttcgccctatccatataggccaattcccacgagtgtagAGGGTTAAGTCTTGGTGACATTTCCCACTATTCCCTTGAGTATAACCTAGTCCCAGTCATTCATTACGGCCCCTAATGTATAGTCTATGTTTAACTACTATTCCTTGGTATTTCTGAGAAGGATGATCTGACTTGATGCCAGCTTCTCATATCTTGTTGATTTTCTGAGAGGGTTATAAAAATCTGTCCAGAAGCCAGTGACATTTCGATAACCATTTTAGTGCTCAGACTGAGCAACAGACTAGGTCACATTCAGTGCATTCCACTCCATAAACCAACAGGCTACGCTTTTAACCCTTTCTGAACACATTGTACCGTGCACTACCTGGCATTTGAGAGAGGATGGAAAGCTGAATTTATTGTGTTTCCAGTTTCACTGTCTGTTCTGTTGCCATAGCTACGTGAGGCCTATATCATTGTAGCGTTCCTACAGAGAGAAGTATCACAGAGAGGAAGATTGTCAGTTTGTTTCCATAGTTCTTGCAGCAAGTTGTGTCTTGCGTGAGGGCTCTTATCTAGGTTAATGAACAACCGGCTTGTAGAAACACGTCCACTTGTTTTCCTTTTATCTCTAACACACATTCTAGTGGGAGATGTACAGTGattgttgtttaatgtgtaggaCTACTGAAGTAGAGCATCAGCAGTATAAAGCTCAGTAAAACAGCCTAGTTCCAAGCCAAGGTCTACAGTACATCAGAGTGGAGCGTGGTACATTGAGATGGTTCCAGCTACCCACAAACCTCCTTTCACCTCACCTGACACGGCCATATTTAATCTATGCCTCACCAAACCTGCTAGTGACTATGGCATGACTAGAATGTGATTCAGCATTGTTGACTAAAAGCTGCTGTTCTGTAAAGAACGCCCTTTAGGCTGCGGGCAAAAGATTTTGTAATAGTTGAACTTTTGACAAACTAATATTTGATGAATGCTAATACGATTTAATCTGTGATCAGTCTCTCTGTGGCCAAAGCCTTAAGCATGTTGATTGAAggtgttttttgtgtgttcttCTGTTGTTTTTCTCAGGACTTCCAGAGCAGTACTACAGCCTGACGTGGTTTCTTAGTCCCATCCTGGGCCTGATCCTCACCCCTCTCATTGGCTCAGCCAGCGACCGCTGCACCCTGAAATGGGGCCGCAGGAGACCCTTCATCCTGGCACTCTGTGTGGGGGTGTTACTGGGCGTTTCTCTCTTCCTCAATGGGTCCCTCCTAGGTGAGCCTAGTACCCATTGGTACTTAGTTTTGAGGGAGGTACTGTCtgagttccaaatggaaccctattccttataaagttcactactttagaccagggccatagaGTCCTgtgggctgtggtcaaaagtagtgcactataaagggaatgggcACTATTTAATCATCATGTATTGGAAATGTGAAACTCCCTTAGATGCTCATGTTTTCTGTATTGTAAAATGATTCTTTAATGAAAGCGCTATACTAGATAAATAGAATGCATTATTCTGTGTGCTCTAGGATTAGCCCTCGGGGACGTTCCCAGCAGGCAGCCCATTGGGATAGTGCTGACCGTGCTGGGTGTGGTTCTACTGGACTTCAGTGCAGACGCCTCAGATGGGCCTATCAGAGCCTACCTGTTGGATGTAGCCGACACAGAGGAGCAGGACATGGCCCTCAACATACATGCCTTCTCTGCAGGTACACTATGCTGCCGTAGTTGTATTGGCTCCTTCTCAATAGTCTGTCCTTGATTCCTtgtgtcctctcctccccacctcctcaaACATTCGGGAGGGAAGCAAGAAGAGAATTTAAAAACCCTACAAGCACATTTCCTCTCCTCATATCCTGTTCTCTTTCTGCACTTTCATCTGATGttttgaggaggaggaggagtcagggAGAGGACGGGAGGAGAGGACACTAAGACACTTGATAGAATCACTATGTAACTGGGGGGGGTGAATGCCAAATCCACTCTAACAGTTATTATTGCTCAATGTTACGTTAAGAGAGCTATCAGTCATGTCTTGAGTCAGTTTTAATTTGATTTCATGTTGTTGAAGCCGGTGTGTATGGTTGGTGGAGCTACATGTTTGGAATGTGAGGTCACATGGCGCCCCCTCTAAACAAATACAATCTTTACTTTTATTGGTCACGGTTGCTCACGTGATGATTCCCTGAGGGGAATAAACAAAAACATAAGGAAACTCATTTATCATTGGTATTTTGAGCACCGAACAACTCATAAAGTGGCTAACTCTAACATTGTTTTGACATTGTGTATTTGGCAGGGCTGGGAGGAGCGGTTGGCTACGTGCTGGGTGGCTTGGACTGGACCAGCACCATCCTGGGCACGGCCTTCAAGTCCCAGGAGCAGATCCTGTTTGTGTTTGCTGCCGTCATCTTCACCATATCTGTGATTCTACACATGTTCAGTATCAAGGAGGAGAGTTTTGAGGCTCGTGGTGACACTCCGGGAGAGGGAGACTCCGATAGCCTGTCCTCCTCAGGGAAACTGAAGGGGGGCTTGGCGGGGCCTCGTAGTATACCTCAGCTGGACGTTATAGGAGAGGAGGACgcccagtcagagagagagctcTTCATCAACGTGGACAGGGTGAGGAGTAAGAGCGACTCGGTGCTGGCCATGCCTGACGCCACCATCGAGCTGGACTCAGACCTGGACCAGGACGGTCATTTCCTGGCAGACATTGAGCCCTCCATCTTTCAGGACTACCCCCAAGATTTCTACCCTGGCACTCCTCAGAGACACTACAGTGGATGGGGCATCCAGGACCAGGAAGGCCCCCAGCCCGAGGCTCAGGCAGACAGCCAGCTGCCCCTCTTCCACCAGGACCCCTCCCCCTACTACAGCAGGGAGCACACGTTGCTCAACAACCAGACCAACCAGGGAGCCAAGTGCCTCAACGGGGCCTCAGCGGCCCCGGCCGTCCCCTCCAACCACACGGCCCGCGGGGCCAACAGCCAGGGCCGTATGCCAGGCCTGAGGCCGTCCAACACCAGCACCACTGCCGGGGCACGCCGCTTCCCCCACACCTTCTACCGCCAGCCGTCATTTACATTCTCGTACTATGGCCGCGTGGGTTCAACACGATACCGCCACCGCAGAAACACCATGGGCAATCCGGCCGGCGCCAACCTCCGCATCAAGACCTCGCAGAGCATGAACGACATCTACGAGCACATGCAGCGGCGGCAGCAGAGGAGGGAGCTCCAGCAGAGCAGCACCACACTGTCCAGCAGTGACTCTGAGAGTGACGACGGGGACGAGGAGGGCACCACGGTCAAGCTGCTGTGGCTGTCCATGCTGAAGATGCCCCCCCAGCTGCTGAGGCTCTGCGTCTGTCATCTCCTCACCTGGTTCTCCATCATCGCTGAGGCAGTCTTCTACACAGACTTCATGGGACAGGTCATCTATGATGGAAAACCCACAGTAAGAACCTGTCCAGTCCTCCATTGTAATTCATTGTTTATTGTAGTTCATTGTAGTTTATTTCAGTAAGAGAATGAGAACTCTTCTTTTATTTGTCCATCTTTCCTCAATAATCTACTGTTCCTGTTTTCCTTCCTTCTCTTACTACTCTTCTTTCGTATTCTCTGTCACCCCTCTGCAGGACAGGGAACCCTCTGAGAATCACTAGGTCTCTGTTTCTCCTCTGCAGGATAGGGAACCCTCTGAGAATCACTAGGTCTCTGTTTCTCCTCTGCAGGACGGGGAACCCTCTGAGAATCACTAGGTCTCTGTTTCTCCTCTGCAGGACGGGGAACCCTCTGAGAATCACTAGGTCTCTGTTTCTCCTCTGCAGGACGGGGAACCCTCTGAGAATCACTaggtctctgtcccccctctgcaGGACAGGGAACCCTCTGAGAATCACTAGGTCTCTGTTTCTCCTCTGCAGGACGGGGAACCCTCTGAGAATCACTaggtctctgtcccccctctgcaGGACGGGGAACCCTCTGAGAATCACTAGGTCTCTGTTTCTCCTCTGCAGGACGGGGAACCCTCTGAGAATCACTAGGTCTACTGACAAGGGCTCAAGTTATTTTAAATGCCAATGTAATGTTTTTAATGGGACAAAATGTTAAATCTGATAATATGCACAATTCTGTGGTGCAAATTGCTTTAGGAGTTTCTGGACTTCTTTCTGTACTTCTGTCTTCTCTATCTAGGCTCCTGCTAACTCCACTGAACTGCAGAACTACCATAAAGGAGTCCAGATGGGCTGCTGGGGACTGGTTGTCTATGCTGCTACCGCTGCAGTCTGCTCAGGTAGGTCCTACTCCTTAGAGAAATACACAGTGTGGACAGCAACATGTACAGTGTGGACAGCAACATGTACAGTGTGAACAGCAACATGTACAGTGTGGACAGCAACGTGTATATCAGAGAGTGAGGACTTGACTCACAACCAGTATAGTGAGTACTAAGTACATGCTACTTAATGCAACTCATTTGTGCCAACTCAATAATGTTGCGTATGTTGTATTTGTTGACAGCTGTGCTCCAGAAGTACCTGGACAACTACGACCTGAGCATTAAGGTCATCTACATCCTGGGTACTCTGAGCTTCTCCCTGGGAACCGCCGTCATGGCGATCTTCCCTAACGTCTACGTTGCCATGGTGATGATCAGCACCATGGGCATCATCTCCATGAGTATCTCCTACTGCCCCTACGCTCTGCTGGGCCAGTACCACGAGAACAAGCAGGTGAGGATCACTGTGGAACACCATAGATCACTATACAcggagtgcacaaaacattaggaacaccttcctaatattgagtttttgccctcagaacaacctcaatatGTCGGGCTATGGACTTTGcaaggtgtcaagtgttccacggggatgctggcacatgttgactcccatgtttcccacagttgtaaaattagctggatgtcctttgggtggtggaccattctttatacacacgggaaactgttgagtgtgaaaaacccagcagcgttgcagttcttcactcaaaccggtgcgcctgacacctactaccagaccccgttcaaatgcctgacacctactaccagaccccgttcaaatgcctgacacctactaccataccccgttcaaacgcctgacacctactaccagaccccgttcaaatgcctgacacctactaccatgccccgttcaaacgcctgacacctactaccagaccccgttcaaatgcctgacacctactaccatgccccgttcaaatgcctgacacctactaccatgccccgttcaaatgcctgacacctactaccatgccccgttcaaatgcctgacacctactaccacgCCCCGTTCAaatgcctgacacctactaccatgccccgttcaaatgcctgacacctactaccacgCCCCGTTCAaatgcctgacacctactaccacgCCCCGTTCAaacgcctgacacctactaccacgCCCCGTTCAaacgcctgacacctactaccacgCCCCGTTCAaacgcctgacacctactaccacgCCCCGTTCAaacgcctgacacctactaccacgCCCCGTTCAAACGCCTGACACCTACCACCACGCCCCGTTCAAACGCCTGACACCTACCACCACGCCCCGTTCAAACGCCTGACACCTACCACCACGCCCCGTTCAAACGCCTGACACCTACCACCACGCCCCGTTCAAACGCCTGACACCTACCACCACGCCCCGTTCAAACGCCTGACACCTACCACCACGCCCCGTTCAAACGCCTGACACCTACCACCACGCCCCGTTCAAACGCCTGACACCTACCACCACGCCCCGTTCAAACGCCTGACACCTACCACCACGCCCCGTTCAAACGCCTGACACCTACCACCACGCCCCGTTCAAACGCCTGACACCTACCACCACGCCCCGTTCAAACGCCTGACACCTACCACCACGCCCCGTTCAAACGCCTGACACCTACCACCACGCCCCGTTCAAACGCCTGACACCTACCACCACGCCCCGTTCAAACGCCTGACACCTACCACCACGCCCCGTTCAAACGCCTGACACCTACCACCACGCCCCGTTCAAACGCCTGACACCTACCACCACGCCCCGTTCAAACGCCTGACACCTACCACCACGCCCCGTTCAAACGCCTGACACCTACCACCACGCCCCGTTCAAACGCCTGACACCTACCACCACGCCCCGTTCAAACGCCTGACACCTACCACCACGCCCCGTTCAAACGCCTGACACCTACCACCACGCCCCGTTCAAACGCCTGACACCTACCACCACGCCCCGTTCAAACGCCTGACACCTACCACCACGCCCCGTTCAAACGCCTGACACCTACCACCACGCCCCGTTCAAACGCCTGACACCTACCACCACGCCCCGTTCAaacgcctgacacctactaccaggccccgttcaaagacactaaATATTtagtctttcccattcaccctctgaatggcacacatacacaatccatgtctcaattggctcaaggctttaaaaaaaatgccattttgtatggcatgttcaatgaaAACAAAGTTTAAACTCtctgtttcggctgcatggccttcgtcttCAACAtgtctcctcttcatctacactgtttgaagtggatttgacatcaataagggatcatatctttcacctggtaagtttatgtcatggaaagagcaggtgttcttaatggtttgtacactcagtgtagattacTATAGTTCACTATAGATCTTAACAGACCCAGTTAGTAGACGCTGCCAGTACCATGAGAACAAGGATGTCGGTACACTTTCAAACTGGTCATATTGTTAATAAAAATGACTTTATATGGATATGATGTTGCTCATTCTAGGCCAATGTGATGATAATTGAGTTAGGCTATTACCTAGTTCCAGTCTTTGGACTGATGTGAGAGATTAGTAAAAAGAAATCCCTCTGTCTTTACCGCAGTACATCCACCACAGTCCGGGGAAGTCGCGACGAGGCTTCGGCATCGACTGTGCCATACTGTCGTGCCAGGTGTACATTGCCCAGATCCTGGTGGCGTCTGCGCTGAGCACAGTGGTGGACGTGGTGGGCAGCGTGCAGGTCATCCCAATGATGGCCTCTGGAGGCTCCTTCCTGGGCTTCCTCACCTCCACCTTCCTGGTCATCTACCCAGACTCCTCCACTCCCACCACTACGCAGGACCAGGAGGGGTATGGAGAGGAGGGGGCTCCGGCCCTGGTGGCCCCAGAAGCAGGCCCTAGTGGTAGCAGTATGCAGGAGCCAGTAGTCCTTCTCAAAACGTCGCCTAAGGGCAGCAGCAGCACGACAAACTACGAGTCCACTATTTAAAGAAGAAGAGGGGCAAGGACAAAATACTGCATCTCAATAGTCATAAAGTGGCTTCCTCTCTTTGTCTCCTTTAATCTGCACAGATATCTAGTGGAGAAAGACAGTGACCAAACCTTAACACTCACTAGTCACATGAGTTCCAGTGGGATGGACTGTTCCAATGGACACGTTGTGCATTTCTTGACATATGGCTGTTTTTCTTTTCCTCGTGGGGTTCTAATGTTTGTGGTTTCACTGGATgcgtctcaaatagcaccctactcccttttatagtgcacttttTACCTGggtccataaggctctggtcaaatgtagtgcactaaatagggaataaggtgccatttgggactcattcaCAGTTTGAAAGGCCTGCAGGAAGAAATATCAGACTCAGTATCCACCTCATACACAGGATCTAATGCTGGACTCTCTTTTTTTACTCATGGGATCTAATGCTGGACTCTTTAAACGTGACTTGGACTTTTTCTGTAGATGGTTGTTTAGACTGCACGTGAATATTTTCACTCCATTTCtaaattgaaaacatgttttattgaTATTATTTTGTGATTGTACAAAATGGTTTGAGTGACCGATCAACTTTTTTAGTGCAAACTTAGTTTCCCCACAGACAGGGACTCCTATAGCATTCTATGTTTCTGTGACCTCACTAAAGATGCTGCAGCCACAGAGGATCCAGTTCAAAACAATATAGGAGTCTCTCTTACTATGACCTCACTAAAGATGCTGCAGCCACAGAGGATCCAGTTCAGAACAATATAGGAGTCTCTGTTACTGTGACCTTACTAAAGATACTGCAGCCACAGAGGATCCAGTTCAGAACAATATAGGAGTCTCTCTTACTATGACCTCACTAAAGATGCTGCAGCCATCGAAGATCCAGTTCAGAACAATATAGGAGTCTCTGTTACTGTGACCTTACTAAAGATGCTGCAGCCACAGAGGATCCAGTTCAGAACAATATAGGAGTCTCTCTTACTATGACCTCACTAAAGATGCTGCAGCCATCGAAGATCCAGTTCAGAACAATATAGGAGTCTCTCTTACTATGACCTCACTAAAGATGCTGCAGCCACAGAGGATCCAGTTTAGAACAGTATAGGAGTCTCTTACTATGACCTCACTAAAGATGCTGCAGCCATCGAAGATCCAGTTCAGAACAATATAGGAGTCTCTCTTACTATGACCTCACTAAAGATGCTGCAGCCACAGAGGATCCAGTTCAGAACAATATAGGAGTCTCTCTTACTATGACCTCACTAAAGATGCTGCAGCCACAGAGGTTCCAGTTCAAAACAATATAGGAGTCTCTCTTACTATGACCTCACTAAAGATGCTGCAGCCACAGAGGATCAAGTTCAGAACAATATAGGAGTCTCTCTTACTATGACCTCACTAAAGATGCTGCAGCCATCGAAGATCCAGTTCAGAACAATATAGGAGTCTCTCTTACTATGACCTCACTAAAGATGCTGCAGCCACAGAGGATCAAGTTCAGAACAATATAGGAGTCTCTCTTACTATGACCTCACTAAAGATGCTGCAGCCACAGAGGATCCAGTTCAGAACAATATAGGAGTCACTCAGTTACTGTGACCTCACTAAAGATTCTCACTAAAGATTCTGCAGCCACAGAGGATCCAGTTCAAAACAATATAGGAGTCGGTCTCTTTTACTGTGACCTCAGTATGCCACAGAGGATCCAGTTCAGGGTCAGTCAGTTACATTCCCTGTTATAAACACCCTTCACTAACTCTCTTTCTTCTGTCTATTGACATATATATCATGAAAACACTCAGGGCTATTATACAGCacagacaatatgatgtccaggTTACACCAAAAGTCCAAAGAACCATTCAGGACGTTCCTTTTTGTAGGTCATATTTGCCATTTACTGGGTTGAgtggcctatagcctactgtttaCATGGCAGAGTTGGATAAACGTTATCAGCCTTAAGATAATAAAATCCTGAAGTGATGATGCTTACATTCTAACACATATCAATATTTTTAAAAGGGAAAATGTTGTAAACCTCGATTATAGTATGCTGCATGGAAGAGTACTAGATTTCATACTACAACTAGTAATTAAAAATGGTCTATGATCATAAGATGCCTTTGGGCCCATCCAGCATTGAAGAAACCCTACACTGTACTGTGCTACAGTAAGTAGCCCTCTGTTGTTCTGAACCATCTGTTCCACAGGGTAACGTACAAGAAAGGATATTGCTCTGTATGGTTTTACATTTAACAACTGCAAAAGCTGCACAATAAACTTTAAGAACTTTAAgagaggacagtgtgtgtgtcattatTTATCTGGCAGAACATTCATGCAAATCTGTTGTGAAATCTATATAGAGATtaagtcccaaacggcaccctattccctatgtagtgcgctacttttgactagagtccTACGGGGCATGTACATCTAATGAGCTGTGTGGGCCTAGAAGGTATTCCCAAGCCCAGAGTGTTGGGTTTAGGAGTTGTTCCACCTACGTGAGGTGGTAGATAgccagggtcgtattcattaggaacCAAATGGAAGTAAAGGGGCGGAAACGGGGACggacctacctgaatttatcCAATAAAAAGTGTCCTGTTGCAAAGCGTTTTGGAGGTGTTCTCAAATGAAGAGGATTCATCATCACAGCCAGCAGAAACATCTGGCTCTAGAAAGTGGGAAAAGGAACTTTTTGGTAAAGTTTTCTTGTCAACTGCTGTAATTTGAGAGGTTTGGTTGTAATGGGGAAAATATAAATGTCTAACTGGTTGTGAATAGTTTTAGTTTGGGAATGTGTGCAAATGAGAAATTAAATTGGTCACACTCAAGTATCAATCTTTATAATATAAATTATCTCAACATTTTGGTTTCAAAGTCGAGCAATGATTTTGTCAAAGTGGAAATGTTATATTCCCTTCTGCTGTTGAACTGTACAGACGTGTTATACCCTGTTAACAACTAACCTGCTGACCCTGTTAACAACTAACCTGCTTACCCTGTTAACAACTAACCTGCTGACCCTGATAACAACTAACCTGCTGATCCTGATA of Salvelinus alpinus chromosome 4, SLU_Salpinus.1, whole genome shotgun sequence contains these proteins:
- the slc45a4b gene encoding solute carrier family 45 member 4 isoform X1, with the protein product MVPQKADLTVLPCQDVVAMPVKKQSSERDEESPDGSLGEGAGGERIPLRKWVMHGAVMFGREFCYAMETALVTPVLLQIGLPEQYYSLTWFLSPILGLILTPLIGSASDRCTLKWGRRRPFILALCVGVLLGVSLFLNGSLLGLALGDVPSRQPIGIVLTVLGVVLLDFSADASDGPIRAYLLDVADTEEQDMALNIHAFSAGLGGAVGYVLGGLDWTSTILGTAFKSQEQILFVFAAVIFTISVILHMFSIKEESFEARGDTPGEGDSDSLSSSGKLKGGLAGPRSIPQLDVIGEEDAQSERELFINVDRVRSKSDSVLAMPDATIELDSDLDQDGHFLADIEPSIFQDYPQDFYPGTPQRHYSGWGIQDQEGPQPEAQADSQLPLFHQDPSPYYSREHTLLNNQTNQGAKCLNGASAAPAVPSNHTARGANSQGRMPGLRPSNTSTTAGARRFPHTFYRQPSFTFSYYGRVGSTRYRHRRNTMGNPAGANLRIKTSQSMNDIYEHMQRRQQRRELQQSSTTLSSSDSESDDGDEEGTTVKLLWLSMLKMPPQLLRLCVCHLLTWFSIIAEAVFYTDFMGQVIYDGKPTAPANSTELQNYHKGVQMGCWGLVVYAATAAVCSAVLQKYLDNYDLSIKVIYILGTLSFSLGTAVMAIFPNVYVAMVMISTMGIISMSISYCPYALLGQYHENKQYIHHSPGKSRRGFGIDCAILSCQVYIAQILVASALSTVVDVVGSVQVIPMMASGGSFLGFLTSTFLVIYPDSSTPTTTQDQEGYGEEGAPALVAPEAGPSGSSMQEPVVLLKTSPKGSSSTTNYESTI
- the slc45a4b gene encoding solute carrier family 45 member 4 isoform X2; translation: METALVTPVLLQIGLPEQYYSLTWFLSPILGLILTPLIGSASDRCTLKWGRRRPFILALCVGVLLGVSLFLNGSLLGLALGDVPSRQPIGIVLTVLGVVLLDFSADASDGPIRAYLLDVADTEEQDMALNIHAFSAGLGGAVGYVLGGLDWTSTILGTAFKSQEQILFVFAAVIFTISVILHMFSIKEESFEARGDTPGEGDSDSLSSSGKLKGGLAGPRSIPQLDVIGEEDAQSERELFINVDRVRSKSDSVLAMPDATIELDSDLDQDGHFLADIEPSIFQDYPQDFYPGTPQRHYSGWGIQDQEGPQPEAQADSQLPLFHQDPSPYYSREHTLLNNQTNQGAKCLNGASAAPAVPSNHTARGANSQGRMPGLRPSNTSTTAGARRFPHTFYRQPSFTFSYYGRVGSTRYRHRRNTMGNPAGANLRIKTSQSMNDIYEHMQRRQQRRELQQSSTTLSSSDSESDDGDEEGTTVKLLWLSMLKMPPQLLRLCVCHLLTWFSIIAEAVFYTDFMGQVIYDGKPTAPANSTELQNYHKGVQMGCWGLVVYAATAAVCSAVLQKYLDNYDLSIKVIYILGTLSFSLGTAVMAIFPNVYVAMVMISTMGIISMSISYCPYALLGQYHENKQYIHHSPGKSRRGFGIDCAILSCQVYIAQILVASALSTVVDVVGSVQVIPMMASGGSFLGFLTSTFLVIYPDSSTPTTTQDQEGYGEEGAPALVAPEAGPSGSSMQEPVVLLKTSPKGSSSTTNYESTI